The Rhopalosiphum maidis isolate BTI-1 chromosome 4, ASM367621v3, whole genome shotgun sequence region acacagTAATACCCGAGAGACGAGAgtcataaaagaaatatacactcttttacataaaataattcacaatttaatacgaatattaagatctaataatttatattttattataacaagtaGATGTGCTgctatatgaattaatatgaaacataaataaGTATGCTCGCAGAAAAACAGCGTGTTATTGTAAAGCTCGAAATCTTAACGCCACAAAAagatcttttttatttatattattataattaattattcaagtaaatcgttttttatagaaatatcatGTAGATATTAATGCATTAGTacacctaaataataattataaaagcattataatttataataatatgtgtaattttGTCTCCCCTCTTACACACATATTGAAAGGGTTTTCGTTCAAAAATACGAATTTTCCATATACAGGCCACGATATAAACGATGACCTAAtatatttagcaataataataataataataataataattattaatttgtatacatgcaTACCATAACTTTTAGTGGCGTGGCGAAGAGATGAGATCGATACACGATCGTCTCCTAGTTTTTCTGTGGACGGTGGATGGAtaggtagttaaaaaaatatgacggTAAAtgcctttatttattatgttttgtgaGGGTTGTTGGAGTATGAGACTGTATAGCCTCCGAAAAGTTCGCCACGCCACTTACACTATACTTACGCATCATAATGTGTGAAACGGTAATGATATTGTACGGTGTGATCCGACCACGTCTGCGATCGGTGTGCTAAACGCGGCGATCAGGACGGAGTGTCTGTGTAGTTTCGTAAGTCCGCCGATCGAAGCCAAGTCGAAAGCCGGAGGACCGTATTGCAACGCCCCGTGTTCGGGTGGCAAGGAAAACGAGTGCGGCGATCACGAACATTACAACGTGTTCACCACCGGGCTGAAAACGTCCAGAGTGCCGGGTAACCATTACCTGGGTTGCTACGAAGAGACGGACGTGTACAGGATGTTCAAGAAAAACCAGACCGTCGAAATCCCGTACGTCAATACGCCGAACATCTGTTCCAAGCACTGCGACAGCGCGGGCTACGAATATTTCCAACTGTCCAGCAGAGAATCGTGTTTTTGCGGAAACATTCATCCGGCGGACGACGGCGCGGTACGGATCGACGACATCAAATATTCCATCCAGTGTTCGGGTGACGCGAACAAATATTGCGGAGGGGTGTTTAAAATCGCGGCGTTCCGTATAGGTAAATagtctataaacaataatgatattagcCAGACTGTTGGGACTGAGATCGTTtcacaacaaaaaatatattacttatttacacTACGTTTCACaaactgtttaatatttattacactaaAGTGTTTGACTCTTCCGAGCAGCATCATTCacatcttattatatttttgtcattaattGTTGCACAATATATAGCACTGTAGTCTATccacactatatattatataggtgcaataggtaaatatacgatatataatttttatttatcttgtaTCTATGTATCtagataatttctaaaaaacgaATCTGTATCTaagatgaaaaatattgtatatcttaataatctataatattaaaaatactttttaagagacaattattatactttatattacctaACAAAAACATACTGAGTATGTGAATTTCCCAGGTAGTCAGATGATTTATTTGTAACTACCTATTGGCTAATTTctatttacctattaaatctatatttttattttattttgttaaactatGATGATGTATCATTCATTTTCAACTATTCGTATttaccataattatatttgaattattttttttataaacacaaatttattgattgttattgtaaaattatatttaaatactggcataaaaattattgtattgtttgttttactttcatttggtatctttatatttttaatatacctactaaatcATTATGAAGAAAATGATGAATTCTGTTAAACGTATCTAGATCTAAATACTAATTGAAAGTATCTTATTATATCAATGTGCTGCATCATACAAAATTCCTATGAATTCCACACTCTACTGAAATGTATTCAAACATTGAAAGTattgataatcattaatttcgACGAGTTTACTCTCaatcagtatattttttttaaggtataGAAATTCTAGGTtgggtattaaaaattatttatatgtatttacaatcaaacatttaaaaatggaaataaGCACCTactaaatctaattatttagcTAACAAGACTCTTGCTGTTATACCAGTTTAAGCCATatgttactattttataactgaAATCCTGgaacaataattacttaaaaagacgataaaataaaagttttacttCAGATGAAATGATATTAAAAGTCGATTCCAAATCGTAAGATGCAATCTGATTTGTCATCGTGATATCTAAATCgatatttgtgtaataatattaactatagaaatatttcaaaaactcaaataaaaataatttctattaaattttatcaacattttatagacTGAGATGGGTAGTTCTAGAATGACTGATGTTGGCTTGTGATTAATGAATACGTTATTGCAGTTGAATTCAATCAACACTGATACAGTGATAAGTGACAAAGATCAACAGgaatggttttattattatttattaataaaattaacataattcaatttaaaataaactgatgtaattatatttttataattatgtagagTATCATattgagaaattttaattcattttaaatccatttgtgttaatttgttaaattaatatttttgtttgtttattataggtaaGGTTGCTGATAAAGAATATGATTGTTCTGAGGATTgtgaatgttatttttttccgaaACACAATGCATCTAAAATTGATTGTTCAAGAAGAAATCTTAGTGACCTTTCTACGATTATTCctgatttaaaaacaacttcGTCATCCGTTGATATAATTCTAAAAGACAATTCGATCGAAGTCTTACCTAATTTAACAAGTTTCCATATCACTTCATTGGATGTTAgtaataacagtataacaACATTGGATGCCGATCTTTTACCTAAAAGCTTAAAagtgagaaaaataataatagtttagtaTATTGTCTGAGTTATGATCTACGCATAATATGGATATCACATATTTCCATCGTTGAGGTCAACTTGTGCCCTccaccttaaaaaaatattaattaataaccataatatctaataatattttatttttttaaaccaagaacattttacatttaaaaaagtttatatgggtaaaattatcaattgtcaaaccatattaatatttaataagacttCTGTTAAACCAGAACAAGACTTACTTAATTCGTAATctcaaatttattgaaattcagtgttttttgatatttacctATCTTTTTACTAtcaaatctatttataaacttCATAAACTtacttaatttcaattatactcggattaatattattacgtttaattataactataacatagatattatattatatcgaaaaGTCATGTAAAACACGTGCACGTCATATCGTATATTtcaagtaaatacatttttatttttaaccttttCCACAGGTTTTGTTTGTCGATAGTAATAAGTTAACTACCCTGAACGATAACGCATTGAGATTAATGCAAAGTCTAGACGTCATAATGTTATCGAACAACCCGTGGCTGTGCGAATGCGATTCGTTGaaaaacctaataaaatataaatcaaaggTCCGAATTCATACcagtaatatataaagtagCCGTAGACTGCAATGAGCAGataattgcatttatataaCGGTTCGTTGATTTTGTAGATCGGAGATTTTAAGAAAATCACCTGTACGTCTTCCACAGATCCGTTTGTCCACATGGATGAACTTTGTGAAAAAtggaaaatgaattatttttacctcTTCATCACGTtgggttttattttgtttgtttgccTACTGTCCGTCTATTTTAACTTGCACAGGACCGCTTGGTTGTACATGCGCCACGCCCAATGCAATTCTTGTGGTCTCATTTCCACGCAGCACGCCAATAATACCGGTAAAGATTCCGAGGAAGAAACTTTCATGCAACGCATCCAATACGACGAACTCGTGTTGGCCACTGACAACTGGAACCAAAACCGCGTGCTTGGCGAGGGCGGGTTCGGGGTGGTGTACAAAGGCAATTGGAGACACACGGACGTAGCGATCAAAAGACTGAAAGCCGAGGTCAGCGTGacgtcaaaaataatatacgcggTGTATGTCTTTATCGacaaatgtatagttatatcGTTATTGTTTTTCAGGGAGTAGCTGAAAAAGTGGTAAACATGCACACTGTAGGTAACGAACTCTTGCAGAACCCGTCGAAAGAGATTATGTATCTAAACGCCGTTAAACACGATAACGTACTGTCCATGTACGGGTTTTGCTTCCATTCGACGGGATCGTGTTtgatatatcaatttatgGCCAACGGGTCACTCGAAGATCGATTACAGtgcaaagtatattatatacgatttatttcttaataatgtttttcgcgaaataataaaattatatatatctaaaaaaaacaatttaacggCGCTTAACGTGAGATAAACTTACAagttataagtacattttttacagtAGATTTACTAAATTTGTTCACAGTACACAGAAGAGAACTTTATCTATGTtggagtatttttatttgtttaatatcaatacacaataattttaaataaacatttaatgaaaaaactaaaaaaaaaaacctgtataattgaataatttacattatttttaagttatcaaaataataaaaacgttatgacatatacaaatttattttacatgcaTGATGATCATTTTACGAGGCTACTGGCAATTTTGTCTCCGTAAATTTGATACTTgcaaaaccattttaattgttaaattacgGATGATGTGTCGTCCTCTTAAAAATAGGAATATGTATGACGTGTGTAATTCAGGGACGTTATTTAGGGAGGGGGAAGTGGACCCATACTTGGACAATACCCTATCCTGATAAAGCTATATGAAAAGCCTATTGAATGACTTGAATTGAAGCTTCCAATAAAGTTGACGTGTGTAATACGCTCTACATAGAACGACTTatgaagtttttaatttaatttaaaattgttgttttacgTACTCAAATTTACAATTGaagtataatacctatgtgagatacacatttttatcaaacacgCCACATTATGCgttacagtttttaaatactctctatttgtacatattttattattatacatacagaaCGGAACGAAACCATTATCTTGGACCACGCGCAAAAACATAGCGACGGGAATTGCAAGAGGTTTACAGTTTTTACACAATGTTGAAACGCCTTTGATTCATGGCGATATAAAAAGGTATATTTCATTGCCGTGGTATGaatcaaataatcatttaacgcattaatttattaatatctctTTTTATAGCGCCAATATACTTTTGGACTCTAATCTCGAGCCCAGAATAGGAGATTTCGGGCTCGCTCGGACCGGTCCGttggaaaaaattaacaaaagcaTTGGATTTGATGTCAGTCACGTGTGTGGTACAAGGCCTTATTTACCTGAAGATTTTTGtaagaacaaaaaattatcgaCCAAAGTGGACACTTACAGTTTCGGTGTGGTATGTACACAATTCATcgtttatgttatacattaacataatattatgcaatgacaatatatgtatatttttcttaatcctaaaaacataatataggtaagtacgtattatatattatgcaatctATCAACACGAAATGGAaatcatttatacataatatattatcttatatgaacgtttgtaaaataatattatataatgtttttgctCATAGGTGATGTTCGAAATTGCAACCGGTCTAAGAGCATTCAACAggtacaaaaattacaaatatttggtaAGTTTCGTGATGAAAAATCAAACaccttaattatttcataactaTACTACGTATCGACTTATTCCGACTATTCTATTCAGAAAGATATGGTGAATAAGCACGACACCTCTTCGATTGCGAATATTGCCGACAAATCGGCCGGACATGATCCATTACATATTTTCGaagtacttataaatttgGGAAAAGCGTGCGTGGTAGATTTAGCTGAAAAACGTCCAGAAATGGTCGTTGTTTATATGAACCTACAAAACTATTTGTCATCGAAATCCGACGTAAATAATGGTAAGTATgtggtgataataataaaatattattatatttctataatatttgtagattAACTATATCGATGTATTTTTACGGTCGTTGGAtgtatacagaaaaaaattttggggagtgtttttaaaaatcaattattgaaaaataaaatttgtttttaataaacatgcgaaatttttttatgaaaattagttatatttacaatacttttattaaattattaacatagataatattataacaaagttaacattaaaattaaacaagtaaataaccataacaaaaaccaaatatttcgGGGGTGGTCGAAGTTCGAACACCCAAAACACTCCCTTGTACCTGGATACAGCTATAAtacaagtaaattaattaattatggtcATTGAAAACACTGACTggacaaaatgtaaaatgctggagttgtataatattattatacacgcagAATATGAccagatattatatacttagtaaTGGTCAGTACCAAATAGAGAACAACATTAGTCTTTGTTTTTCGGcccaaaacttaaatttaaaatattatacgcaacTAGGcctgttaaaatttttttatcagaaattCAATCCAACCTGACCCATAATGTATTTGAACGCTGCTCCTAtccttattatcaaattatgaaaataaaatacgtttgaCAAATCAGCAACAATATGCCcatgtatagttataatattagacgTTAGTGCCGTCTTAAATTCTCGATTGTTGTCGATGATAATCGttttccgaaaaaaaaaaaaacatttagtttTACTAGAAATATACGAAAACTCTAACATATACACCATTCAAAAGTAGACACTTCGGTATATTGTacttgtatactatataacatttttgttaaaatgtaattataaaatttacagtatgcatttttttttttttttttgactgaCTCAGTCTAAAGCCAAGTATGACGATCCAACCATAACCAacctgaaataatttttttatggccCAGTCCGATCTAAGCCCGGTATGGATTGGCCAGGTTTGTTCTGTCTCTAGTGCTGAAAATGCCAagtttttacgattttaattattttaaaagtagtttataaaaatttacgaATAGCTTACTTAACtatcaatgaatttattttccattaaaataaaaaaaaaaaattataattttgcaaacattaattttctttaaccAATAATTCACCGCTATAGTATTTATTCCAATATTTCTGGTTGTATTAGAGTTGAATATGTCTacggtacctatatacttaataGGATTGTAGAAGTTTACGAACcaaattaattacctatttaaaatgtaatattgttgttttttttattatttatttacttttttttacaataagtgCTCAGCTTCACTATGTGACAATCCTTTTAACTAGTGTTTTTCTACGGGGATGGAGTATGGAGATCCTTGCTGATGTTTATAATCATATCCTTTCCGTGTTTTTATCCCTTAACGTTAattataatgacaatattttggtttcattataatgtattgctTCTGTTGAAACACAGTTGTGGTCGTTGTggataataatacgagtagcACTTTTGTTTTGTGGAGACTTCAATCTTCCTGATATTATAGATCTTATGATGCCGAATGCTCTTGGCTTACAATTTTCTTCGCTATCCGgtataaatttttcttatattctCTGAAACATATTCTTTTCTtgataaaagtttcaagttaacaacattttttatagtcacgtgcctatactttatttagttttttctaaATGTTCTGTTCGAGCGTAACcggtaaaattttcaaaacgcctgtgtttttgttttaagaatTGAATGCCTATTgcctattacataattattctcCTGTTTATTTTCGTGTCTATGACTTATAATCGTTAGCTGATAGAAGGGTTGATAGTAATCTtgtgtttttcatattttgttaaaattgttaattcacttataaataagtatttcagTATTATTGGGTAATATCGACTTCCTTGTTCCTCCTCGGAACCTTTGCCATTtccattacttttttattcctattttttatacatgttatCTAATAAACAATCCTTTCTGTAGGATTATGAAACTGCCCAATGAaggctataatttttaaattgaattattatttttattattattagttattagtgttattaccTACctgctatatatttatatgagtgttgttatatatatatatataaataaaataaaaacaatatacacacacgctatttcgtaaatataaaaaaggcaGAATGTTTATTGTCAGCTATGTAGATAGTAGGtgcgattaaaatattaaatacatttttatggctGCATTCGAATTCGAAttacgataaattataattgacttTACTTATCATTGCTTGTCAGTTCATCATTATCCGTGGACGGCGTGTGTCGTACTTCACATCACATACAAGAATGAGGTCTTTGACGTTGACCctctataatatactcgtattattataaatttataaaatctataactgTTTTGAAtgggtaataaatatttataaattacttttcccAATATGTCTAACATTCTATTACATTAACCGATTTGTCCACTTGGATCATACTAATACGTATATACTGTTTCACATTTTCAGTAGAAGCAGACGGCGAGAAGTATAACAAGAATACGTCGAATgcacaaatacaattaaaggtacctataacctatagttatcaatcaataatatttttttatttttaaccattcaaatattttgaactaggtattcttgatatatttaaacgcggttattaatatatttgttatttgtagaataattttcgatttgtacaaattataactGAACTTTACGACGTAACACACCCCCTAATGGTATTAGTGCTGTGGTTATTTTTTGGCTAAGTGCTGaatacagtaaataaatatgtaataaataccaTTTGCAAACTGAAAgggttaatttaaatagacaTCAACTAACAGTTTTGCAAgtcaatataacattttatcatgacatataatttttcataaatgaaAGACttttaacaacaaattattatgaatggtATCTAATCACAATAGCAATGTAGCATAAATACTAATACCGATTACACAcggtaaatttcaataatattataatatataggcacaTAATACTTCAATTGTATGCTTATctcattagttttataaaattatatgtatataatcactgatacaaaatttataaatctgtTGCGTTTAGTGTATACCTGTATTTCAGAACACTTCCCTATTAATTAgagatatttttgattttaaggaAACCAAAACTAAGgatttcataaaattgaatGGAATAAAGGCAGCTCTGATAGCACCGCTCCACGAAATTCCATCAATATCGAACTTATACTCAAGCCCTGTGCACGAAATAACTGATCCTCGGAAAATCACTACCGcagaaataaaatctaaaagcaATGAGAATAATGAGATATCGGTATGCCTAAATGGATTTAAGTACCGTAACATaagataactatattattatgtaggtactcaTAATTTAATCTGATACGTTTACGTTTTCGATAGGATGAAGGTTTTTTTACGACTGACTTTTAAGCAATCAAGTCAAGTAACACTATACgcgaaaataattagttactgCTAACCCAGATGCTGACCACTAttgaaataatcatttaattatattaaatcttataaacTATATCAAGTTAGTTAAAATTAGCTTATTTTcttgaacatattatgtaacgcACTATGTGAGTACTTacttcaatattattgaattgtacTTAGCACATTATGTTTTGAACTTAAGAtacttgttttataatatctttgatttaatatttatcgttgTACAATACGACAtatgaaattgttatttaaattttgtctgAAGTTAatcaactttaatattataataattgtctttattaatgaatagtttatttcaaaatttcgaCAGAAAATgctttttaattagtattgtgatttcaatataatgtcttttgtttaaaaaattcgctaatcatattaacataacattacatttaataagagATATAGTACATTATAGCATATAccgtaaattattaagtgtatacctaattatataatttaaaacaatatacgaatacatatgatttattttatactctcATGTAaagcaaatttttatttatgaataatataaacacaatattatctatttatttttatgtttttataggaattttttttttgaaaaaatagattatttatatagaataatatcacaaaacagtttttgttCATCACATTGCAcagttaatgtaattattcagAAAtgcaatagataaaaaaagatgtaagttaaacaattttaggataaaactaatttttaatttaaattttaaattttagtgatTTAACTGATAATAACCAATTCATTAACGGgcatttctttaaataattaagtcttttaacttatattggcattattatacatagattacataaaattcaaacacacgcattttcaaataaaaacaataatgatattatgtagttattttaataatgtcaaaaaacattttaaaaaatactatattatggtatttgtttaaaaaaaaaaaaaaaaaatacatataacaaaaatattaaccaaatacaaaataatcatcTTTTTTGTAACCTTGCTGGACAACTAacctattaatgaaaaaaaaaaatatttattataaatatcatttagaATGTTTAGTTTATTCATACTTTTCACATAGTTTATTGAAGCCTGGTGGGCCACAAATGCACACTGCATATTCATTCATTGAATCTTCATGTAATGAAGGAAAATACTTAGTGATTACACTTTCATCAATATGTCCTTTTGTATCACCTTTAGAGTCTTCCTCTtctgataaaatgtaatgtacgGTCAGtctgtacaaattaacaactTAATGACTATGAAATCATACAGCGCATAAAACAATCTTACCTTGATAAATAAGCTGCACTTTTTTGATCTAAATAGTTTTTCCAAATTATGCATGTTTcttttttgttgaaatacaataatgtgATATTGTACCTGTGTATgggattaagaaaattaatataatatatacttcttCTTTTGATCACAATTAGTATGTTAttgaattactttttaatagaaGAATGCAAAGCATTCCATATAATTGGTAGCATTGGTGTAATCCCAGTACCAGCTGCTAATAAAATTAGGTTTGTTTTTGATGTCCAACACTCAAAACTACCTTGTGGGCGGCTGACTTCGATTGAATCTCCTTGG contains the following coding sequences:
- the LOC113561334 gene encoding uncharacterized protein LOC113561334 isoform X1, encoding MYFSRVTMSLLSWIHVIKCLIYTCNFTVIATTPEYLGCFLNVDLNISNGLNISLATLTPQECSDECHANNYTYAAINNEPFCHCTNNYMSKLMKEMDDDCNVPCSGAENESNEICRTHFKMFKTHNSSRIGEENYPQAIYLGCYEERKGDDNNRLLKFPHERYPDNTPQKCSEECFKIGFLYSGSTNGEQEGAACWCGNQYPSIKFKKNDTKCNSLCSGDKTKKCGGLWRLSVYSTGIVDYPLKKSVGCYNLVDFNQYDNKVYTLKETIDSHRCFYICNERGSKYAAVSEDHCECSAEIPGTNQRKNQEECKKCSGDESEYCGGPSSISVYKNDWWGMVTGNLSKTHFGCFENNWMYPVMDGWNISFPKQMTSQKCVSSCFARGYPIAALVSSTECLCSFVSPPIEAKSKAGGPYCNAPCSGGKENECGDHEHYNVFTTGLKTSRVPGNHYLGCYEETDVYRMFKKNQTVEIPYVNTPNICSKHCDSAGYEYFQLSSRESCFCGNIHPADDGAVRIDDIKYSIQCSGDANKYCGGVFKIAAFRIGKVADKEYDCSEDCECYFFPKHNASKIDCSRRNLSDLSTIIPDLKTTSSSVDIILKDNSIEVLPNLTSFHITSLDVSNNSITTLDADLLPKSLKVLFVDSNKLTTLNDNALRLMQSLDVIMLSNNPWLCECDSLKNLIKYKSKIGDFKKITCTSSTDPFVHMDELCEKWKMNYFYLFITLGFILFVCLLSVYFNLHRTAWLYMRHAQCNSCGLISTQHANNTGKDSEEETFMQRIQYDELVLATDNWNQNRVLGEGGFGVVYKGNWRHTDVAIKRLKAEGVAEKVVNMHTVGNELLQNPSKEIMYLNAVKHDNVLSMYGFCFHSTGSCLIYQFMANGSLEDRLQCKNGTKPLSWTTRKNIATGIARGLQFLHNVETPLIHGDIKSANILLDSNLEPRIGDFGLARTGPLEKINKSIGFDVSHVCGTRPYLPEDFCKNKKLSTKVDTYSFGVVMFEIATGLRAFNRYKNYKYLKDMVNKHDTSSIANIADKSAGHDPLHIFEVLINLGKACVVDLAEKRPEMVVVYMNLQNYLSSKSDVNNVEADGEKYNKNTSNAQIQLKETKTKDFIKLNGIKAALIAPLHEIPSISNLYSSPVHEITDPRKITTAEIKSKSNENNEISVCLNGFKYRNIR
- the LOC113561334 gene encoding uncharacterized protein LOC113561334 isoform X3: MYFSRVTMSLLSWIHVIKCLIYTCNFTVIATTPEYLGCFLNVDLNISNGLNISLATLTPQECSDECHANNYTYAAINNEPFCHCTNNYMSKLMKEMDDDCNVPCSGAENESNEICRTHFKMFKTHNSSRIGEENYPQAIYLGCYEERKGDDNNRLLKFPHERYPDNTPQKCSEECFKIGFLYSGSTNGEQEGAACWCGNQYPSIKFKKNDTKCNSLCSGDKTKKCGGLWRLSVYSTGIVDYPLKKSVGCYNLVDFNQYDNKVYTLKETIDSHRCFYICNERGSKYAAVSEDHCECSAEIPGTNQRKNQEECKKCSGDESEYCGGPSSISVYKNDWWGMVTGNLSKTHFGCFENNWMYPVMDGWNISFPKQMTSQKCVSSCFARGYPIAALVSSTECLCSFVSPPIEAKSKAGGPYCNAPCSGGKENECGDHEHYNVFTTGLKTSRVPGNHYLGCYEETDVYRMFKKNQTVEIPYVNTPNICSKHCDSAGYEYFQLSSRESCFCGNIHPADDGAVRIDDIKYSIQCSGDANKYCGGVFKIAAFRIGKVADKEYDCSEDCECYFFPKHNASKIDCSRRNLSDLSTIIPDLKTTSSSVDIILKDNSIEVLPNLTSFHITSLDVSNNSITTLDADLLPKSLKVLFVDSNKLTTLNDNALRLMQSLDVIMLSNNPWLCECDSLKNLIKYKSKIGDFKKITCTSSTDPFVHMDELCEKWKMNYFYLFITLGFILFVCLLSVYFNLHRTAWLYMRHAQCNSCGLISTQHANNTGKDSEEETFMQRIQYDELVLATDNWNQNRVLGEGGFGVVYKGNWRHTDVAIKRLKAEGVAEKVVNMHTVGNELLQNPSKEIMYLNAVKHDNVLSMYGFCFHSTGSCLIYQFMANGSLEDRLQCKNGTKPLSWTTRKNIATGIARGLQFLHNVETPLIHGDIKSANILLDSNLEPRIGDFGLARTGPLEKINKSIGFDVSHVCGTRPYLPEDFCKNKKLSTKVDTYSFGVVMFEIATGLRAFNRYKNYKYLKDMVNKHDTSSIANIADKSAGHDPLHIFEVLINLGKACVVDLAEKRPEMVVVYMNLQNYLSSKSDVNNVEADGEKYNKNTSNAQIQLKETKTKDFIKLNGIKAALIAPLHEIPSISNLYSSPVHEITDPRKITTAEIKSKSNENNEISDEGFFTTDF
- the LOC113561334 gene encoding uncharacterized protein LOC113561334 isoform X2, which translates into the protein MYFSRVTMSLLSWIHVIKCLIYTCNFTVIATTPEYLGCFLNVDLNISNGLNISLATLTPQECSDECHANNYTYAAINNEPFCHCTNNYMSKLMKEMDDDCNVPCSGAENESNEICRTHFKMFKTHNSSRIGEENYPQAIYLGCYEERKGDDNNRLLKFPHERYPDNTPQKCSEECFKIGFLYSGSTNGEQEGAACWCGNQYPSIKFKKNDTKCNSLCSGDKTKKCGGLWRLSVYSTGIVDYPLKKSVGCYNLVDFNQYDNKVYTLKETIDSHRCFYICNERGSKYAAVSEDHCECSAEIPGTNQRKNQEECKKCSGDESEYCGGPSSISVYKNDWWGMVTGNLSKTHFGCFENNWMYPVMDGWNISFPKQMTSQKCVSSCFARGYPIAALVSSTECLCSFVSPPIEAKSKAGGPYCNAPCSGGKENECGDHEHYNVFTTGLKTSRVPGNHYLGCYEETDVYRMFKKNQTVEIPYVNTPNICSKHCDSAGYEYFQLSSRESCFCGNIHPADDGAVRIDDIKYSIQCSGDANKYCGGVFKIAAFRIGKVADKEYDCSEDCECYFFPKHNASKIDCSRRNLSDLSTIIPDLKTTSSSVDIILKDNSIEVLPNLTSFHITSLDVSNNSITTLDADLLPKSLKVLFVDSNKLTTLNDNALRLMQSLDVIMLSNNPWLCECDSLKNLIKYKSKIGDFKKITCTSSTDPFVHMDELCEKWKMNYFYLFITLGFILFVCLLSVYFNLHRTAWLYMRHAQCNSCGLISTQHANNTGKDSEEETFMQRIQYDELVLATDNWNQNRVLGEGGFGVVYKGNWRHTDVAIKRLKAEGVAEKVVNMHTVGNELLQNPSKEIMYLNAVKHDNVLSMYGFCFHSTGSCLIYQFMANGSLEDRLQCKNGTKPLSWTTRKNIATGIARGLQFLHNVETPLIHGDIKSANILLDSNLEPRIGDFGLARTGPLEKINKSIGFDVSHVCGTRPYLPEDFCKNKKLSTKVDTYSFGVVMFEIATGLRAFNRYKNYKYLKDMVNKHDTSSIANIADKSAGHDPLHIFEVLINLGKACVVDLAEKRPEMVVVYMNLQNYLSSKSDVNNEADGEKYNKNTSNAQIQLKETKTKDFIKLNGIKAALIAPLHEIPSISNLYSSPVHEITDPRKITTAEIKSKSNENNEISVCLNGFKYRNIR